The Verrucomicrobiota bacterium region CGCTCTTGATCGTCATCTTCTACGTCCTGGACCGCCGCAATTTCCTGCGCGCGCCGCGAGAGATCCGGGAAAGCGAGACGGCGCACGGAGTCTGGAAGATCGACGGTTTGAGGAATCTCGGATTCCTCGCGATCATCCTGGGAGCCGTGTTCATCGAACATCCGGTGGGACTCCGAGAAATCCTGATGATCGGGGCGGCGGTCGGATCCTATCTCCTGACGCCCAGGCCGATTCACGAGGCGAATGATTTCAACTTTCATCCTATCCGCGAGGTGGCCTGGCTGTTTTTGGGCATCTTTGCGACGATGGGTCCGGCGCTGGACTATCTGGAACTTCACGCCGGCGAACTGGGCCTGGACTCCGCCTTGAAGTTCTACTGGCTGACCGGCGCCCTCTCCGGCGTGCTGGACAATGCGCCGACTTACCTGACATTTCTGGCCGCCGCAATGGGGCGCCAGCAGTTGAGCCTGAACGATGCCGTGCAAGTGAAACAATTCGCGGAGGCACATGGACTCGAACTCCTGGCCATCTCGCTGGCCGCCGTGTTCTTCGGCGCGATGACTTACATCGGCAACGGTCCGAATTTCATGGTCAAGAGCATCTCCGAACAGGCGAAGGTGAAAACGCCAGACTTCTTCAGTTACCTCTGGCGCTTTGCGCTGCCGATTCTCATCCCCGTATGCGGGCTTGTGGCCGCCCTCTTTCTTTGGCGAAGGTGATCTGGGTTGAAACGGGTTCTTGTTCCGTTTCGGCTGTCCGACCAGGATGAAGATTCAGGGTTCGCTCATGGTTTCGCAACCCTGGGCTTTGGGGCAGAATCCCGTTGGGATTTTAGCCAGGAGAGTTGTACAGTGGAGACATCAGCCGAACCCACTTCAGAAGCCTTCGGCGCGCTGCGGCTGGGTCTGCGACCACAGCCGTGCTCCTTGGTTGCGGCTTTCCGCGGGGTGTTGATTGGCGTCCATTGGCGGTTCAATGCAAGTAAGCGATCCATTGAGGAAAGCTGCGGAATCTCACGGGTTGCGGAGGAGCGCACGGCGGTTTATTAGTGAAAGTCAAAGCTGTGAAAGCCTCGTTCATCGCCTGCGTTAGCCTGTGGGTTTGCCTCCATGTCTTCACGAACTCCGCCAGCGCCTCAACGCGAGTGCGCCTGGGCACGCTCGCCCCCAAGGGATCGTCCTCCTACAAACATCTGTTGGCCATGGGAGACAAATGGCGCCGGGCCCCTGGCGGGGGCGCGACGCTGACGATCTACGCCGACGGCACTATGGGCGGCGAAGCGGACATGGTGCGGCGCATGCGCATCGGACAGCTCCAGGCCGGCATGCTCACGACGGTGGGCCTTAGCGAGATCGAGCCCGCCGTGAGCGGCCTGCAAAACTTGCCGATGATGTTTCGCTCTCTCGAAGAGGTCGATTACATCGGCGAGAAACTCCAGCCGATGCTGGAGGACCGGCTCGAGAAAAAAGGATTCATTGTTCTCTTCTGGGGCGATGCCGGCTGGGTCCGGTTCTTCTCCAAAGATCCGGTGATCCGCCCGGAGGATCTGAAACGCACCAAGCTCTTTGTTTGGGCGGGCGATCCGGAAACCGTCGAGATTTACAAGGCCGCCGGATTCAACCCGGTCCCGCTCGAAACTGTGGACATCCTGCCCAACCTCCAGACCGGTTTGATCAACGCCGTGCCCGCGCCGCCGTTCGTGGCCCTGGCGACGCAGATCGAAAAACCCGCGCCCCACATGCTGGAGTTGAATTGGGCCCCGCTGGTCGGCGCAACCGTCGTGACCAAGAAAACCTGGGACGCGATCCCCGCCGCCAGCAAGCAGACCCTGATCCAGGCTGCGCGAGAAGCCGGCGATCTCGTGAAAGCAGACAACCGCCGTGAGAGCGCCGAATCCGTCGAAGCCATGAAAAAGCGCGGGCTGAAGGTTCACCCGGTCCCGCGCGAAATCGAGGCGGAATGGCGGAAAGCCACGGAAGCTTTCTATCCTCAGATTCGAGGTTCTATCGTCCCGCCGGACATTTTTGACGAAGTCGTCCGGTTGCTCCAGGAGTACCGGGCGACAGTGCAGACGACCGCGCAGAATTAC contains the following coding sequences:
- a CDS encoding sodium:proton antiporter translates to MNWTDESFWLLAAVAVDPHPAMIAPFALLLLSIAVMPFLNASWWHHHYPKVAVGFGAITVIYYLVVLKNGGRMLHVAHEYVSFLALIGSLFVVAGGIHIRVQGEAKPWVNCLFLLIGAVLANLIGTTGASMLLIRPWIRMNKYRITAFHVVFFIFIISNVGGCLTPIGDPPLFLGYLKGIPFWWTLQKCWPAWALTLALLIVIFYVLDRRNFLRAPREIRESETAHGVWKIDGLRNLGFLAIILGAVFIEHPVGLREILMIGAAVGSYLLTPRPIHEANDFNFHPIREVAWLFLGIFATMGPALDYLELHAGELGLDSALKFYWLTGALSGVLDNAPTYLTFLAAAMGRQQLSLNDAVQVKQFAEAHGLELLAISLAAVFFGAMTYIGNGPNFMVKSISEQAKVKTPDFFSYLWRFALPILIPVCGLVAALFLWRR
- a CDS encoding C4-dicarboxylate ABC transporter substrate-binding protein; this translates as MKASFIACVSLWVCLHVFTNSASASTRVRLGTLAPKGSSSYKHLLAMGDKWRRAPGGGATLTIYADGTMGGEADMVRRMRIGQLQAGMLTTVGLSEIEPAVSGLQNLPMMFRSLEEVDYIGEKLQPMLEDRLEKKGFIVLFWGDAGWVRFFSKDPVIRPEDLKRTKLFVWAGDPETVEIYKAAGFNPVPLETVDILPNLQTGLINAVPAPPFVALATQIEKPAPHMLELNWAPLVGATVVTKKTWDAIPAASKQTLIQAAREAGDLVKADNRRESAESVEAMKKRGLKVHPVPREIEAEWRKATEAFYPQIRGSIVPPDIFDEVVRLLQEYRATVQTTAQNY